One region of Peromyscus eremicus chromosome 4, PerEre_H2_v1, whole genome shotgun sequence genomic DNA includes:
- the Cacfd1 gene encoding calcium channel flower homolog — MSGSGAAGAAAGPAPPAQDEGMTWWYRWLCRLAGVLGAVSCAISGLFNCVTIHPLNIAAGVWMIMNAFILLLCEAPFCCQFVEFANTVAEKVDRLRSWQKAVFYCGMAIVPIIMSLTLTTLLGNAIAFATGVLYGLSALGKKGDAISYARIQQQRQQADEERLAETLEGEL; from the exons ATGAGCGGCTCGGGGGCAGCCGGAGCGGCCGCTGGCCCTGCCCCGCCGGCACAGGATGAGGGCATGACGTGGTGGTACCGCTGGCTGTGCCGCCTGGCGGGCGTGCTGGGGGCCGTGT CCTGTGCTATCTCTGGACTCTTCAACTGCGTCACCATCCACCCTCTGAATATCGCAGCTGGCGTGTGGATGAT CATGAACGCCTTCATCCTGTTGCTGTGTGAGGCACCCTTCTGCTGCCAGTTTGTGGAGTTTGCGAACACAGTGGCTGAGAAGGTGGACCGGCTGCGCTCCTGGCAGAAGGCTGTTTTCTACTGCGG GATGGCCATCGTCCCCATCATCATGAGCCTGACCCTGACCACACTGCTGGGCAACGCCATCGCCTTTGCCACCGGAGTGCTGTACGGACTCTCTGCCCTGGGCAAAAA GGGTGATGCCATTTCTTATGCTCGGAtccagcagcagaggcagcaggcagaCGAGGAGAGGCTGGCTGAGACTCTGGAGGGAGAGCTGTGA
- the Slc2a6 gene encoding solute carrier family 2, facilitated glucose transporter member 6 has translation MQEPLLGAEGLDYDTFPEAPASPRERTRAGALQNRRVFLATFAAVLGNFSFGYALVYTSPVIPALKLSSDPALHLNKIQASWFGSVFTLGAAAGGLSAMVLNDLLGRKLSIMFSAVPSVIGYALMAGAHGLWMLLLGRTLTGFAGGLTAACIPVYVSEIAPPGVRGALGATPQLMAVFGSLSLYALGLLLPWRWLAVAGEGPVLVMILLLSFMPNSPRFLLSKGRDEEALQALTWLRADSEVHWEFEQIQDNVRRQSSRVSWAEAQDPRVYRPILIAVLMRFLQQLTGITPILVYLQTIFDSTSVVLPSQQDAAIVGAVRLVSVLIAALTMDLAGRKVLLYVSASIMFVANLTLGLYVQCGPRSLTPNGTVGLEIMTLGDTEQSPATSFNYLTLIPLLATMLFIMGYAMGWGPITWLLMSEVLPLRARGVASGLCVLVSWLTAFVLTKYFLLAVNAFGLQVPFFFFSAICLLSLLFTGCCVPETKGRSLEQIEAFFHTRRMSFRP, from the exons ATGCAGGAGCCCCTGCTAGGAGCCGAGGGTCTGGACTATGACACCTTCCCCGAGGCGCCCGCGTCGCCGAGAGAGAGGACGCGGGCCGG gGCCTTGCAAAACAGAAGGGTGTTCCTGGCCACCTTTGCTGCTGTGCTGGGCAATTTCAGCTTTGGGTATGCCCTGGTCTACACGTCCCCAGTCATTCCTGCGCTGAAGCTTTCTTCTGACCCAGCACTACACCTGAACAAAATCCAGGCATCCTGGTTTGGG TCCGTGTTCACCTTGGGTGCCGCAGCTGGGGGCCTCAGTGCTATGGTACTCAATGACCTCCTGGGTCGGAAGCTCAGCATCATGTTCTCGGCTGTCCCCTCAGTCATTGGCTATGCACTCATGGCTGGTGCCCATGGCCTTTGGATGCTCCTGCTGGGGAGGACGCTGACAGGCTTTGCCGGGGGACTCACTGCTGCCTGCATCCCG GTGTATGTGTCTGAGATCGCACCCCCTGGTGTTCGGGGGGCCCTGGGTGCCACACCGCAGCTCATGGCCGTGTTTGGATCCCTGTCTCTCTATGCCCTCG GTCTTTTGCTGCCTTGGAGATGGCTTGCTGTGGCCGGAGAAGGGCCTGTTCTCGTCATGATCCTGCTGCTTAGCTTCATGCCCAACTCACCTCGCTTCCTGCTTTCAAAGGGCCGGGATGAGGAGGCGCTGCAGGCGCTGACCTGGCTGCGAGCGGACTCTGAGGTCCACTGGGAGTTTGAGCAGATACAGGACAACGTGCGGAGACAG AGTAGCCGAGTGTCGTGGGCAGAGGCCCAGGACCCCCGCGTGTACCGGCCTATTCTCATCGCAGTCCTGATGCGCTTCCTGCAGCAGCTGACAGGCATCACACCCATCCTCGTGTACCTGCAGACCATCTTCGACAGCACATCCGTGGTGCTG CCCTCCCAGCAGGACGCAGCCATAGTGGGTGCCGTGAGGCTCGTGTCTGTGCTGATCGCTGCTCTCACCATGGACCTGGCGGGCCGGAAAGTCCTGCTCTATGTGTCAG CGTCCATCATGTTTGTTGCCAACCTGACACTGGGGCTGTACGTTCAGTGTGGCCCAAGGTCTCTGACCCCCAACGGGACTGTGGGACTGGAGATCATGACCCTGGGGGACACCGAGCAGTCCCCAGCTACGTCCTTCAATTATCTTACTCTGATACCCCTGCTGGCCACCATGCTCTTCATTATGG GCTATGCCATGGGCTGGGGGCCCATCACCTGGCTCCTCATGTCTGAGGTCCTGCCCCTGCGTGCCCGTGGTGTTGCCTCGGGGCTCTGCGTGCTGGTCAGCTGGCTGACAGCCTTTGTCCTCACCAAGTACTTCCTGCTGGCAGTG AATGCCTTCGGCCTCcaggtgcctttcttcttcttctccgccatctgcctgctcagcctgctcttcACAGGCTGCTGTGTGCCTGAGACCAAAGGCCGCTCACTGGAGCAGATCGAGGCCTTCTTCCACACCCGCAGGATGTCCTTCAGGCCCTAG